In Musa acuminata AAA Group cultivar baxijiao chromosome BXJ3-11, Cavendish_Baxijiao_AAA, whole genome shotgun sequence, one DNA window encodes the following:
- the LOC135653103 gene encoding uncharacterized protein LOC135653103 isoform X1, translating to MLDNVQESVKRFVPPASRNRSINRRRSGVNYSHGTDGEKSQASYPRNFPAVEHGEVGSNNVAKENTHQKLIPLEGCSTSEVVKFLTDRWAAAVHQLDDSSADVSVKPVMYSGASGSSWVHFKLPHQMDFLGELQSKIHKANSNLGSNTTDDN from the exons ATGCTCGACAACGTGCAGGAGAGCGTCAAGCGCTTCGTACCCCCTGCCTCCAG GAATCGTTCAATCAATCGGCGCAGATCTGGAG TGAACTATTCGCATGGGACTGATGGCGAAAAGAGTCAAGCATCTTATCCAAGAAACTTTCCTGCTGTGGAACATGGGGAGGTAGGCAGTAACAATGTTGCAAAGGAGAACACTCATCAGAAGTTGATACCTTTAGAGGGGTGTTCTACTAGTGAGGTTGTGAAATTTCTAACAGATC GGTGGGCAGCTGCTGTTCATCAGTTGGACGACTCATCAGCTGATGTATCTG TAAAACCAGTCATGTACTCTGGAGCCAGTGGTTCGTCTTGGGTTCACTTCAAACTTCCCCATCAG ATGGACTTTTTGGGAGAATTACAAAGCAAAATTCACAAAGCCAACAGTAATCTGGGATCAAACACCACTGATGATAACTGA
- the LOC103971200 gene encoding protein FAR1-RELATED SEQUENCE 6 isoform X1: MEAASVRQKKPRWPSLSLNSQELMGDGVEGLDDGELLDENAGAEVEDRMPEVGMVFKNHQEVSKFYKRYARRVGFGIAIRRSAFTKDGHCLYLELMCCKGGRKRPEPKYRKRNSAKTNCPARIKVKLWGDGMLHLVVANIDHNHPVSPSMARFLTCYRQLSGAAKKRAERNKDGEIAQPSLPPRMSMSRLSTLEELLFSESEHRSFVERGRLKLGEGDAEALCLFFTRMQAKNMSFFNTVDLDEEGCLRNVFWADARSRAAYQYYNDVVMLDTTYVINKYDLPLATFVGVNHHGQLVLLGCCLLSDETMETYGWLFKTWIACMYGEFPKALITDQSKSIQTALSQVLPDVRHRMCLSQIMKKVPEKLGGSADYRAINKAMQRAVYDSITVDEFEEDWRRMVEIYGLQGNEWIRSLYEYRHSWVPVYLKDTFWAGMSSTQHNETVATFFDGHVEAKTSLKQFLGKYEMALLDKIEKEAQADFETFHKRRPSVSKFYMEEQLSKVYTLNIFKKFQDEIEAIMYCHASLVKVDGPVSTFDVRECIFFDDGKRTMNKNHGVVYNTEEKEIQCICGSFQFRGILCRHALSVFKLQQVHEIPSQYVIGRWKKDFKRLHFLAHSSDDAIANNRVDRYDYLSMRCLQLVEVGVLSDKYQLALKLIKDMEKFLLSDRTYDDTQAKIRPRIPKANRLIWNHRHNAEKSVTSENGNAVQQPGVLPQVNKIHLLQGITKAAEFQVLPTPCLATQIRPLLNTRPMEGGNPTVLSRSQFGLPLNGNHTPVRPGIVYMFPGGFDPQTFGNGPMMPWIYQPMLQATRNQKDSPAPAGLTPKRRKMYRGHKPVEATQNPKEPPVATTG, translated from the exons ATGGAAGCAGCCAGCGTTCGACAGAAGAAACCTAGATGGCCCTCCCTCTCGCTCAATTCCCAG gAATTGATGGGAGATGGGGTCGAAGGACTCGACGATGGTGAGTTGCTTGATGAGAATGCCGGCGCTGAAGTCGAAGACAGAATGCCCGAGGTGGGCATGGTGTTCAAGAATCATCAagaggtgtccaaattctacaagagATATGCTCGCCGGGTAGGCTTCGGCATTGCAATAAGAAGATCTGCCTTCACCAAAGATGGCCACTGCCTGTACTTAGAGCTGATGTGCTGCAAGGGAGGTCGGAAGCGGCCGGAGCCCAAGTACCGGAAGAGAAATTCGGCGAAGACTAACTGTCCGGCTAGGATTAAGGTGAAGCTGTGGGGTGATGGGATGCTGCACTTGGTGGTGGCCAACATTGACCACAACCATCCGGTGAGCCCCTCAATGGCACGGTTCTTGACCTGTTATAGGCAGCTGTCTGGTGCTGCCAAGAAGCGTGCCGAGCGTAACAAGGATGGAGAGATTGCACAGCCGAGTTTGCCGCCAAGGATGTCCATGAGTCGATTAAGCACACTTGAGGAACTACTATTTAGTGAGAGTGAACATAGGAGTTTTGTGGAAAGAGGTCGGTTGAAGCTTGGAGAAGGAGATGCTGAAGCTCTTTGTCTTTTCTTTACACGAATGCAGGCCAAGAATATGAGTTTCTTCAATACTGTGGATTTAGATGAGGAAGGTTGCCTGAGGAATGTATTTTGGGCGGATGCACGGTCTAGGGCTGCTTATCAGTATTATAATGATGTTGTGATGCTTGATACGACCTATGTGATTAATAAGTACGATTTGCCTCTAGCTACTTTTGTTGGGGTGAATCATCACGGTCAGTTGGTGCTACTCGGTTGCTGTCTGCTCTCGGATGAGACCATGGAGACCTATGGATGGCTGTTTAAGACATGGATAGCATGTATGTATGGGGAGTTTCCCAAGGCCCTGATTACTGATCAGTCTAAAAGCATTCAGACCGCACTTTCTCAAGTGCTGCCTGACGTTCGTCATCGCATGTGCTTGTCACAGATAATGAAAAAAGTTCCTGAGAAATTAGGTGGATCAGCAGATTATAGAGCTATTAACAAGGCAATGCAAAGGGCTGTTTATGATTCCATAACAGTTGACGAGTTTGAGGAAGATTGGAGAAGGATGGTTGAGATATATGGACTTCAAGGTAATGAATGGATCAGGTCATTATATGAATATCGACATTCTTGGGTCCCTGTTTATTTAAAAGACACATTCTGGGCTGGGATGTCCAGCACCCAACATAATGAGACTGTGGCCACATTTTTTGATGGGCATGTAGAAGCAAAGACTTCCTTGAAGCAATTTCTTGGTAAATATGAGATGGCATTGCTGGATAAAATTGAAAAGGAAGCTCAAGCAGATTTTGAGACATTTCATAAGAGACGGCCGTCTGTATCAAAATTTTACATGGAAGAACAACTTTCTAAAGTATACACACTTAATATATTCAAAAAGTTCCAGGATGAGATTGAGGCCATAATGTACTGTCATGCATCACTGGTCAAAGTGGATGGACCAGTGTCTACTTTCGACGTCAGGGAATGTATTTTTTTTGATGATGGAAAGAGGACAATGAACAAGAATCATGGAGTTGTATATAACACAGAAGAAAAGGAGATTCAATGCATATGTGGTTCATTTCAGTTCAGAGGGATCCTATGTCGGCATGCTTTGTCTGTATTCAAGTTGCAACAAGTGCATGAAATTCCATCTCAATATGTTATTGGTCGGTGGAAAAAAGACTTTAAGCGATTGCATTTTCTTGCTCATTCTTCAGATGATGCCATTGCCAATAACAGAGTTGACCGATATGATTACTTATCAATGCGATGCCTTCAGCTGGTTGAAGTAGGAGTGTTGTCAGATAAATACCAGCTAGCTCTCAAATTGATAAAAGATATGGAGAAGTTTCTTCTGAGTGATAGAACATATGATGATACACAAGCTAAGATCAGGCCTCGGATTCCTAAAGCAAATAGATTGATCTGGAATCACAGACACAATGCTGAAAAGAGTGTGACTTCTGAAAATGGAAATGCAGTGCAGCAGCCTGGTGTGCTACCACAAGTAAATAAGATCCAT CTTCTTCAAGGAATTACGAAGGCTGCTGAATTTCAAGTTCTTCCAACTCCATGTCTTGCCACCCAGATCAGGCCACTGCTAAACACAAGACCAATG GAAGGAGGAAATCCAACTGTCTTGTCTCGCAGTCAATTTGGCTTACCATTGAATGGGAACCACACACCAGTTCGGCCTGGCATTGTCTACATGTTCCCG GGTGGGTTTGATCCTCAAACATTCGGAAATGGACCCATGATGCCATGGATCTATCAGCCAATGCTCCAG GCTACTCGGAACCAAAAGGATTCTCCGGCACCAGCAGGTCTTACACCAAAGAGACGAAAGATGTATCGTGGTCACAAGCCTGTGGAAGCAACTCAAAATCCAAAAGAACCGCCTGTTGCAACAACTGGATAA
- the LOC135653103 gene encoding uncharacterized protein LOC135653103 isoform X2 — protein MLDNVQESVKRFVPPASRNRSINRRRSGGWAAAVHQLDDSSADVSVKPVMYSGASGSSWVHFKLPHQMDFLGELQSKIHKANSNLGSNTTDDN, from the exons ATGCTCGACAACGTGCAGGAGAGCGTCAAGCGCTTCGTACCCCCTGCCTCCAG GAATCGTTCAATCAATCGGCGCAGATCTGGAG GGTGGGCAGCTGCTGTTCATCAGTTGGACGACTCATCAGCTGATGTATCTG TAAAACCAGTCATGTACTCTGGAGCCAGTGGTTCGTCTTGGGTTCACTTCAAACTTCCCCATCAG ATGGACTTTTTGGGAGAATTACAAAGCAAAATTCACAAAGCCAACAGTAATCTGGGATCAAACACCACTGATGATAACTGA
- the LOC103971200 gene encoding protein FAR1-RELATED SEQUENCE 6 isoform X2, producing the protein MEAASVRQKKPRWPSLSLNSQELMGDGVEGLDDGELLDENAGAEVEDRMPEVGMVFKNHQEVSKFYKRYARRVGFGIAIRRSAFTKDGHCLYLELMCCKGGRKRPEPKYRKRNSAKTNCPARIKVKLWGDGMLHLVVANIDHNHPVSPSMARFLTCYRQLSGAAKKRAERNKDGEIAQPSLPPRMSMSRLSTLEELLFSESEHRSFVERGRLKLGEGDAEALCLFFTRMQAKNMSFFNTVDLDEEGCLRNVFWADARSRAAYQYYNDVVMLDTTYVINKYDLPLATFVGVNHHGQLVLLGCCLLSDETMETYGWLFKTWIACMYGEFPKALITDQSKSIQTALSQVLPDVRHRMCLSQIMKKVPEKLGGSADYRAINKAMQRAVYDSITVDEFEEDWRRMVEIYGLQGNEWIRSLYEYRHSWVPVYLKDTFWAGMSSTQHNETVATFFDGHVEAKTSLKQFLGKYEMALLDKIEKEAQADFETFHKRRPSVSKFYMEEQLSKVYTLNIFKKFQDEIEAIMYCHASLVKVDGPVSTFDVRECIFFDDGKRTMNKNHGVVYNTEEKEIQCICGSFQFRGILCRHALSVFKLQQVHEIPSQYVIGRWKKDFKRLHFLAHSSDDAIANNRVDRYDYLSMRCLQLVEVGVLSDKYQLALKLIKDMEKFLLSDRTYDDTQAKIRPRIPKANRLIWNHRHNAEKSVTSENGNAVQQPGVLPQLLQGITKAAEFQVLPTPCLATQIRPLLNTRPMEGGNPTVLSRSQFGLPLNGNHTPVRPGIVYMFPGGFDPQTFGNGPMMPWIYQPMLQATRNQKDSPAPAGLTPKRRKMYRGHKPVEATQNPKEPPVATTG; encoded by the exons ATGGAAGCAGCCAGCGTTCGACAGAAGAAACCTAGATGGCCCTCCCTCTCGCTCAATTCCCAG gAATTGATGGGAGATGGGGTCGAAGGACTCGACGATGGTGAGTTGCTTGATGAGAATGCCGGCGCTGAAGTCGAAGACAGAATGCCCGAGGTGGGCATGGTGTTCAAGAATCATCAagaggtgtccaaattctacaagagATATGCTCGCCGGGTAGGCTTCGGCATTGCAATAAGAAGATCTGCCTTCACCAAAGATGGCCACTGCCTGTACTTAGAGCTGATGTGCTGCAAGGGAGGTCGGAAGCGGCCGGAGCCCAAGTACCGGAAGAGAAATTCGGCGAAGACTAACTGTCCGGCTAGGATTAAGGTGAAGCTGTGGGGTGATGGGATGCTGCACTTGGTGGTGGCCAACATTGACCACAACCATCCGGTGAGCCCCTCAATGGCACGGTTCTTGACCTGTTATAGGCAGCTGTCTGGTGCTGCCAAGAAGCGTGCCGAGCGTAACAAGGATGGAGAGATTGCACAGCCGAGTTTGCCGCCAAGGATGTCCATGAGTCGATTAAGCACACTTGAGGAACTACTATTTAGTGAGAGTGAACATAGGAGTTTTGTGGAAAGAGGTCGGTTGAAGCTTGGAGAAGGAGATGCTGAAGCTCTTTGTCTTTTCTTTACACGAATGCAGGCCAAGAATATGAGTTTCTTCAATACTGTGGATTTAGATGAGGAAGGTTGCCTGAGGAATGTATTTTGGGCGGATGCACGGTCTAGGGCTGCTTATCAGTATTATAATGATGTTGTGATGCTTGATACGACCTATGTGATTAATAAGTACGATTTGCCTCTAGCTACTTTTGTTGGGGTGAATCATCACGGTCAGTTGGTGCTACTCGGTTGCTGTCTGCTCTCGGATGAGACCATGGAGACCTATGGATGGCTGTTTAAGACATGGATAGCATGTATGTATGGGGAGTTTCCCAAGGCCCTGATTACTGATCAGTCTAAAAGCATTCAGACCGCACTTTCTCAAGTGCTGCCTGACGTTCGTCATCGCATGTGCTTGTCACAGATAATGAAAAAAGTTCCTGAGAAATTAGGTGGATCAGCAGATTATAGAGCTATTAACAAGGCAATGCAAAGGGCTGTTTATGATTCCATAACAGTTGACGAGTTTGAGGAAGATTGGAGAAGGATGGTTGAGATATATGGACTTCAAGGTAATGAATGGATCAGGTCATTATATGAATATCGACATTCTTGGGTCCCTGTTTATTTAAAAGACACATTCTGGGCTGGGATGTCCAGCACCCAACATAATGAGACTGTGGCCACATTTTTTGATGGGCATGTAGAAGCAAAGACTTCCTTGAAGCAATTTCTTGGTAAATATGAGATGGCATTGCTGGATAAAATTGAAAAGGAAGCTCAAGCAGATTTTGAGACATTTCATAAGAGACGGCCGTCTGTATCAAAATTTTACATGGAAGAACAACTTTCTAAAGTATACACACTTAATATATTCAAAAAGTTCCAGGATGAGATTGAGGCCATAATGTACTGTCATGCATCACTGGTCAAAGTGGATGGACCAGTGTCTACTTTCGACGTCAGGGAATGTATTTTTTTTGATGATGGAAAGAGGACAATGAACAAGAATCATGGAGTTGTATATAACACAGAAGAAAAGGAGATTCAATGCATATGTGGTTCATTTCAGTTCAGAGGGATCCTATGTCGGCATGCTTTGTCTGTATTCAAGTTGCAACAAGTGCATGAAATTCCATCTCAATATGTTATTGGTCGGTGGAAAAAAGACTTTAAGCGATTGCATTTTCTTGCTCATTCTTCAGATGATGCCATTGCCAATAACAGAGTTGACCGATATGATTACTTATCAATGCGATGCCTTCAGCTGGTTGAAGTAGGAGTGTTGTCAGATAAATACCAGCTAGCTCTCAAATTGATAAAAGATATGGAGAAGTTTCTTCTGAGTGATAGAACATATGATGATACACAAGCTAAGATCAGGCCTCGGATTCCTAAAGCAAATAGATTGATCTGGAATCACAGACACAATGCTGAAAAGAGTGTGACTTCTGAAAATGGAAATGCAGTGCAGCAGCCTGGTGTGCTACCACAA CTTCTTCAAGGAATTACGAAGGCTGCTGAATTTCAAGTTCTTCCAACTCCATGTCTTGCCACCCAGATCAGGCCACTGCTAAACACAAGACCAATG GAAGGAGGAAATCCAACTGTCTTGTCTCGCAGTCAATTTGGCTTACCATTGAATGGGAACCACACACCAGTTCGGCCTGGCATTGTCTACATGTTCCCG GGTGGGTTTGATCCTCAAACATTCGGAAATGGACCCATGATGCCATGGATCTATCAGCCAATGCTCCAG GCTACTCGGAACCAAAAGGATTCTCCGGCACCAGCAGGTCTTACACCAAAGAGACGAAAGATGTATCGTGGTCACAAGCCTGTGGAAGCAACTCAAAATCCAAAAGAACCGCCTGTTGCAACAACTGGATAA